A stretch of Oncorhynchus mykiss isolate Arlee chromosome 14, USDA_OmykA_1.1, whole genome shotgun sequence DNA encodes these proteins:
- the LOC100136237 gene encoding ubiquitin-conjugating enzyme E2D 2 isoform X1, producing MALKRIHKELNDLARDPPAQCSAGPVGDDMFHWQATIMGPNDSPYQGGVFFLTIHFPTDYPFKPPKLAFTTRIYHPNINSNGSICLDILRSQWSPALTISKVLLSICSLLCDPNPDDPLVPEIARIYKTDTEKYNRLAREWTDKYAML from the exons GAGCTGAACGACCTGGCCAGGGACCCTCCTGCACAGTGTTCCGCCGGCCCTGTTGGAGATGACA TGTTTCATTGGCAAGCTACAATTATGGGGCCT AATGACAGTCCATACCAAGGTGGTGTTTTTTTCCTGACCATTCATTTCCCCACAGACTACCCCTTCAAACCACCTAAG CTAGCATTCACCACAAGAATTTATCACCCAAATATTAACAGTAACGGCAGCATCTGCCTGGATATTTTGAGATCACAGTGGTCTCCAGCATTAACTATCTCTAAAG TACTTTTGTCCATTTGTTCTCTCTTAtgtgaccccaaccctgacgacCCGTTAGTGCCAGAAATCGCCCGTATCTACAAAACAGATACTGAAAA GTATAATAGACTAGCGAGAGAATGGACAGACAAGTACGCTATGCTTTAG